In Comamonadaceae bacterium OS-1, a single window of DNA contains:
- the orn gene encoding oligoribonuclease has translation MAEINTLSPVLLAKSDQNLIWLDCEMTGLDPEVERLIEIAVVVTGPNLEPRIEGPVLVIHQSDALLDSMDAWNKGTHGRSGLIDKVKAATLTEAEAEAQIITFLAQYIPKGTSPMCGNSIGQDRRFLAKYMPKLEAFCHYRNLDVSTLKELAKRWRPEVAAAFKKQQAHTALADVHESIEELVHYRTHFLKMTAD, from the coding sequence ATGGCTGAAATCAACACCCTATCCCCTGTATTGCTGGCCAAATCGGACCAAAACCTGATCTGGCTGGACTGTGAAATGACCGGCCTGGACCCGGAAGTCGAACGCCTGATCGAAATCGCCGTGGTCGTCACCGGCCCCAACCTGGAACCGCGCATCGAAGGCCCGGTGCTGGTGATCCACCAGTCGGATGCGCTGCTGGACAGCATGGATGCCTGGAACAAGGGCACGCACGGCCGCAGCGGCCTGATCGACAAGGTCAAGGCCGCCACGCTGACCGAAGCCGAAGCCGAGGCGCAAATCATCACCTTTCTGGCGCAGTACATCCCCAAAGGCACCTCGCCGATGTGCGGCAACAGCATTGGCCAGGACCGGCGCTTTCTGGCCAAGTACATGCCCAAGCTGGAAGCTTTTTGCCACTACCGCAACCTGGACGTGAGCACGCTGAAAGAGCTGGCCAAGCGCTGGCGGCCCGAGGTGGCGGCGGCCTTTAAAAAGCAGCAGGCCCACACCGCGCTGGCCGATGTGCACGAATCGATTGAAGAACTTGTGCACTACCGCACACACTTTTTGAAGATGACCGCCGATTAA
- the cbiB_1 gene encoding cobalamin biosynthesis protein CbiB — protein sequence MSFFAIMFALLLEQVRPVARDNPIHGLVRAWVRASSRNLDAGTPQHGWLAWALAVVVPSLAALGLHWLLVWAIGWPVAVLWNVAVLYATLGFRQFSHHFTDIRDALESGDEPLARERLAQWQQVDASELPRSEIVRHVIEYSVIAAHRHVFGVLAWYSVLAALGLGPAGAVFYRLCEFVSRYWKHKARDRHQPASVSLQKAAASAWTAIDWLPARATALGFAVVGSFEDAIDSWRNYAQRFPNDNDGVVLAATSGALNVRLGGEALKTVEVIGYSQAAPLEQGVDTESTPGRDPELAHLRSVVGLVWRAVVLWMGMLALLTLANLLG from the coding sequence ATGAGCTTTTTTGCGATCATGTTTGCGCTCTTGCTGGAGCAAGTGCGCCCCGTAGCCCGAGACAACCCCATACACGGCCTGGTGCGTGCCTGGGTGCGGGCATCCAGCCGCAATCTGGACGCGGGCACGCCCCAGCATGGCTGGCTCGCCTGGGCCCTGGCCGTGGTGGTGCCCAGCCTGGCTGCGCTGGGTCTGCACTGGCTGCTGGTGTGGGCCATCGGCTGGCCGGTGGCGGTGCTGTGGAACGTGGCTGTGCTCTACGCCACCCTGGGGTTTCGCCAATTCAGCCACCATTTCACCGATATCCGCGATGCCCTGGAAAGTGGCGACGAGCCGCTGGCGCGTGAGCGGTTGGCGCAGTGGCAGCAGGTGGATGCCAGCGAGCTGCCACGCAGCGAGATCGTGCGCCATGTGATCGAGTATTCGGTGATTGCTGCACACCGCCATGTGTTTGGCGTGCTGGCCTGGTACTCGGTGCTAGCCGCGCTGGGCCTGGGGCCTGCGGGCGCGGTGTTCTACCGCCTGTGCGAATTTGTGTCGCGCTACTGGAAGCACAAGGCCCGCGACCGGCACCAGCCCGCCAGCGTCTCGCTGCAAAAGGCCGCCGCCAGCGCCTGGACCGCCATCGACTGGCTGCCCGCCCGCGCCACGGCCCTGGGTTTTGCGGTGGTGGGTAGCTTTGAAGACGCGATCGACAGCTGGCGCAACTACGCGCAGCGCTTTCCCAACGACAACGACGGCGTGGTGCTGGCCGCCACCTCGGGCGCGCTGAACGTGCGCCTGGGCGGTGAAGCCTTGAAGACGGTGGAAGTCATTGGCTACAGCCAGGCCGCTCCGCTGGAGCAGGGCGTGGACACCGAGTCCACCCCGGGCCGCGACCCCGAGCTGGCCCATCTGCGCAGCGTGGTCGGCCTGGTCTGGCGCGCCGTGGTGTTGTGGATGGGCATGCTGGCTTTGTTGACGCTGGCCAACTTGCTCGGTTGA
- the htpX_1 gene encoding protease HtpX, with the protein MQDTPPFSPFSPSLALSLGFATVLLVGIIVKMWLASRQIRHVAQHRHAVPAAFAGSITLEAHQKAADYTITKARFGLLELSLGTAVLMGWTLLGGLNLLNQSLLAWLGGGMLQQLAVLAGFVLISGLIDMPLALYKTFVIEERFGFNKTTLALWLGDLLKSSLVGAVIGLPIAALILWLMGSAGPMWWLWAWCAWMGINLLLLMVYPSFIAPLFNKFQPLEDETLKARVTALMQRCGFAAKGLFVMDGSKRSAHANAYFTGFGAAKRVVFYDTLLSKLAPAEVDAVLAHELGHFKHKHIIQRIATMFAFSLLGFALLGWLSTQVWFYTGLSVIPNMSGAPNDALALLLFMLVTPVVTFFIAPLSAQVSRKHEFQADAYAVQHTSGKDLSTALLKLYEDNASTLTPDPVFVKFYYSHPPASERLARMAQPGMAQGVFA; encoded by the coding sequence ATGCAAGATACCCCGCCTTTTTCGCCCTTTTCACCTTCACTCGCCCTGAGTTTGGGCTTTGCCACCGTGCTGTTGGTCGGCATCATCGTCAAGATGTGGCTGGCCTCGCGCCAGATCCGCCATGTGGCCCAGCACCGCCACGCCGTGCCCGCCGCCTTCGCAGGCAGCATCACCCTGGAAGCCCACCAAAAGGCGGCTGACTACACCATCACCAAGGCCCGCTTCGGCCTGCTGGAGCTGTCGCTGGGCACGGCGGTGCTGATGGGCTGGACGCTGCTAGGCGGCCTGAATCTGCTGAACCAAAGCCTGCTGGCCTGGCTGGGCGGCGGCATGCTGCAACAGCTCGCCGTGCTGGCGGGTTTTGTGCTGATCAGCGGGCTGATCGATATGCCGCTGGCGCTGTACAAAACCTTCGTGATCGAAGAGCGCTTTGGCTTCAACAAGACCACGCTGGCGCTGTGGCTGGGCGACCTACTCAAGTCCAGCCTGGTGGGTGCCGTGATCGGCCTGCCGATTGCCGCCCTGATTCTGTGGCTGATGGGCAGCGCCGGGCCGATGTGGTGGCTGTGGGCCTGGTGCGCCTGGATGGGCATCAACCTGTTGCTGTTGATGGTCTACCCCAGCTTTATCGCCCCGCTGTTCAACAAGTTCCAGCCGCTGGAAGACGAAACGCTCAAAGCCCGCGTCACCGCCCTGATGCAGCGCTGCGGCTTTGCGGCCAAGGGCCTGTTTGTGATGGACGGCAGCAAGCGCAGCGCCCACGCCAACGCCTACTTCACCGGCTTCGGTGCGGCCAAGCGCGTGGTGTTCTACGACACCCTGCTGAGCAAACTGGCCCCCGCCGAAGTGGATGCCGTGCTGGCCCACGAGTTGGGCCATTTCAAGCACAAGCACATCATCCAGCGCATCGCCACCATGTTTGCCTTCAGCCTGCTGGGCTTTGCGCTGCTGGGCTGGCTGTCTACCCAGGTGTGGTTCTACACCGGCCTGAGCGTGATTCCCAATATGTCGGGCGCGCCCAACGACGCGCTGGCGCTGCTGCTGTTCATGCTGGTGACACCGGTGGTGACCTTCTTCATCGCCCCGCTGTCGGCCCAGGTGTCGCGCAAGCACGAATTCCAGGCCGATGCCTACGCGGTGCAGCACACCAGCGGCAAAGACCTCTCTACCGCCCTGCTCAAGCTGTACGAAGACAACGCCTCCACCCTCACGCCCGACCCGGTGTTCGTGAAGTTCTACTACTCGCACCCACCCGCCTCCGAGCGGCTGGCACGCATGGCCCAACCCGGTATGGCACAAGGAGTATTTGCATGA
- the hisC_1 gene encoding histidinol-phosphate aminotransferase, translating to MVAGLVPYVPGEQPKLANLTKLNTNENPYPPSPKVVAAIQAAAQQGLQLYPDPESVALRTEIARQYGLQMDQVFVGNSSDEVLAHAFFALFQQGAPLVLPDVTYSFYQVYCGLYGIPMHVVPLADGLRVDVEALTAPELAGVVIANPNAPTGIGLPLAQIERLLQMHPQHAVLVDEAYVDFGGTSAVGLINRYPNLLVTQTLSKSRSLAGLRVGLACGQRPLIEALERVKNSFNSYPLGRLAQAGALAAFEDQAYFAQTCAAVVHSREGLVLQLEDMGFEVLPSQANFVFARHPQHDAAELAAQLRARAVLVRHFKQTRINQYLRISVGTPAQCDTLLEALAAILLM from the coding sequence GTGGTCGCCGGCCTCGTGCCCTACGTCCCTGGTGAGCAGCCCAAGCTGGCCAACCTGACCAAGCTCAACACCAACGAAAACCCGTACCCTCCGTCCCCAAAGGTGGTGGCCGCCATCCAGGCCGCTGCCCAGCAGGGCCTGCAGCTGTACCCCGACCCGGAATCCGTGGCCCTGCGCACCGAGATTGCCCGCCAGTACGGCCTGCAGATGGACCAGGTGTTCGTGGGCAACAGCTCGGACGAGGTGCTGGCGCATGCCTTCTTCGCCCTGTTCCAGCAGGGCGCGCCGCTGGTGCTGCCCGACGTGACCTACAGCTTCTACCAGGTGTACTGCGGGCTGTATGGCATCCCCATGCACGTCGTTCCCTTGGCCGACGGTTTGCGCGTCGACGTGGAGGCGCTGACGGCACCCGAACTGGCGGGCGTGGTCATCGCCAACCCGAACGCGCCCACCGGCATCGGCCTGCCGCTGGCGCAGATTGAGCGCTTGCTGCAAATGCACCCGCAGCACGCGGTGCTGGTGGACGAGGCGTATGTGGATTTTGGCGGCACGTCTGCCGTGGGCCTGATAAACCGTTACCCCAATCTGCTGGTCACGCAAACCCTGTCCAAATCACGCTCCCTGGCCGGTTTGCGGGTGGGTCTGGCCTGCGGCCAGCGGCCTTTGATCGAGGCGCTGGAGCGAGTGAAAAACAGCTTCAACTCCTACCCCCTGGGCCGTCTGGCGCAGGCCGGTGCACTGGCCGCTTTTGAAGACCAGGCCTACTTTGCCCAGACCTGTGCCGCTGTGGTCCACAGCCGCGAAGGCCTGGTGCTGCAGCTGGAAGACATGGGCTTCGAGGTGTTGCCGTCACAGGCCAACTTTGTGTTTGCCCGCCATCCGCAGCATGACGCGGCGGAGCTGGCGGCCCAGTTGCGGGCGCGGGCGGTGCTGGTGCGCCACTTCAAGCAGACTCGCATCAATCAGTACCTGCGCATCAGCGTGGGCACGCCTGCGCAGTGCGACACGCTGCTAGAGGCCTTGGCCGCCATCCTGCTGATGTGA
- the rhlB gene encoding ATP-dependent RNA helicase RhlB, which produces MNDSFDVAGDFSPAANFSSTNDTFVTETLLSVEGADVAVAAEADAAPALPNGFVTLGLAPELVQAVADLGYTQPTAVQMQTIPMAMQGESARFVDLMVSSQTGSGKTAAFLLPVLHTLLRQQAEAEAAERAEYEAAVAEAAANGEPAPKRAKRKDPTNARNFKAATPGALILCPTRELAQQVAHDAIGLVAHCRGLRVANVVGGMPYQLQIAKLQNANLVVATPGRLLDLQRSQQIKLDQVQFLVVDEADRMLDLGFSDDLADVNQMTIGRKQTMMFSATFAPRIQQLAQRVMREPQRVTIDSPQEKHQNIKQILFWADNAQHKRKLLDHWLRDTSIAQAIVFASTQIECDGLAADLQQEGFSAVALHGALSQGLRNRRLMALRQGQVQILVATDVAARGIDVPSISHVFNFGLPMKAEDYTHRIGRTGRAGRDGIAVTFAEMRDRRKIFDIESYSHQQFKAEVIPGMEPQQRQPDSRPPRAGFGGGSRDGAPRGRSFGPSPRGNDRGGFGGGNGGGFGGDRGGDRGGQRDGGSYGGASGFNDRNSRPPARTGGFQGNGGGFGGDRGAPRGDFAPRGDRADFAPRGDFAPRPDFAPRGDRAERGDFNAPRPAFSKPAFSKPGVGAGNGGKVFVPRDTKKRLAPKPAR; this is translated from the coding sequence ATGAACGACTCTTTTGACGTCGCGGGTGATTTTTCGCCTGCCGCTAACTTTTCTTCCACCAACGACACCTTCGTGACCGAGACTTTGCTGTCCGTCGAAGGCGCTGACGTGGCTGTTGCCGCTGAAGCCGATGCGGCTCCCGCACTGCCCAACGGCTTTGTGACCCTGGGCCTGGCCCCTGAGCTGGTGCAAGCCGTGGCCGATCTGGGCTACACCCAGCCCACCGCCGTGCAAATGCAAACCATCCCCATGGCCATGCAAGGCGAGTCCGCTCGCTTTGTCGACCTGATGGTGTCCAGCCAGACCGGTAGCGGCAAAACCGCTGCTTTCCTGCTGCCCGTGCTGCACACCTTGCTGCGCCAGCAAGCCGAAGCCGAAGCCGCTGAGCGCGCCGAATACGAAGCTGCCGTAGCCGAAGCCGCCGCCAATGGCGAACCCGCTCCCAAGCGTGCCAAGCGCAAGGACCCCACCAATGCACGCAACTTCAAGGCCGCCACCCCCGGTGCCCTGATCCTGTGCCCCACCCGCGAACTGGCCCAGCAAGTGGCCCACGACGCGATTGGCCTGGTGGCCCATTGCCGTGGCCTGCGCGTGGCCAACGTGGTCGGCGGCATGCCTTACCAGTTGCAAATCGCCAAGCTGCAAAACGCCAACCTGGTGGTGGCCACCCCTGGCCGTTTGCTCGACCTGCAGCGTTCGCAGCAAATCAAGCTGGACCAGGTGCAATTCCTGGTGGTGGACGAAGCCGACCGTATGCTCGACCTGGGCTTCTCGGACGACCTCGCCGACGTGAACCAGATGACCATTGGCCGCAAGCAAACCATGATGTTCAGCGCCACCTTCGCGCCGCGCATCCAGCAGCTGGCCCAGCGCGTGATGCGCGAACCCCAGCGCGTGACCATCGACAGCCCGCAAGAAAAACACCAGAACATCAAGCAAATCCTGTTCTGGGCCGACAACGCCCAGCACAAGCGCAAGCTGCTCGACCACTGGCTGCGTGACACCTCGATCGCCCAGGCCATCGTGTTTGCCAGCACCCAGATCGAGTGCGACGGCCTGGCCGCCGACCTGCAACAAGAAGGCTTCAGCGCTGTTGCATTGCACGGTGCCCTGAGCCAGGGTCTGCGTAACCGCCGCCTGATGGCCCTGCGCCAAGGCCAGGTGCAAATCCTGGTGGCGACCGATGTGGCTGCACGCGGTATCGACGTGCCCAGCATCAGCCACGTGTTCAACTTCGGCTTGCCGATGAAGGCCGAAGACTACACCCACCGCATTGGCCGTACCGGCCGTGCTGGCCGCGACGGTATCGCCGTGACCTTCGCTGAAATGCGCGACCGTCGCAAGATTTTCGACATCGAAAGCTACAGCCACCAGCAGTTCAAGGCGGAAGTGATTCCCGGTATGGAGCCACAACAGCGCCAGCCCGATTCGCGTCCTCCCCGCGCCGGTTTCGGTGGTGGCAGCCGTGATGGCGCGCCCCGTGGCCGCAGCTTCGGTCCTTCGCCCCGTGGCAATGACCGTGGTGGTTTCGGTGGTGGCAATGGTGGCGGCTTCGGCGGCGACCGTGGTGGAGATCGTGGCGGCCAGCGCGATGGCGGCAGCTACGGCGGTGCCAGCGGTTTCAACGACCGCAACAGCCGTCCTCCAGCCCGCACCGGCGGTTTCCAAGGTAACGGCGGTGGCTTTGGTGGCGACCGTGGTGCTCCACGCGGTGACTTCGCTCCCCGTGGCGACCGTGCAGACTTCGCCCCGCGTGGTGACTTCGCGCCCCGTCCTGACTTCGCCCCCCGTGGCGACCGTGCCGAGCGTGGTGACTTCAATGCGCCCCGTCCCGCCTTCTCCAAGCCTGCTTTCAGCAAGCCCGGTGTAGGTGCTGGCAACGGCGGCAAGGTGTTTGTGCCCCGCGACACCAAGAAGCGTCTGGCCCCCAAGCCCGCACGTTGA
- the rplS gene encoding 50S ribosomal protein L19 — MNLIEILEQEEIARLAKVIPSFAPGDTVIVSVNVVEGARKRVQAYEGVVIAKRNRGLNSGFTVRKISSGEGVERTFQTYSPLIAGIEVKRRGDVRRAKLYYLRDRSGKSARIKEKLPNRIKVAAAKAAAAAA; from the coding sequence ATGAACTTAATCGAAATCCTGGAACAAGAAGAAATCGCCCGTTTGGCCAAAGTGATCCCGTCGTTCGCCCCTGGCGACACCGTGATCGTCAGCGTCAACGTGGTTGAAGGCGCGCGCAAGCGTGTGCAGGCCTATGAAGGCGTCGTGATTGCCAAGCGCAATCGTGGCCTCAACAGCGGCTTCACCGTGCGCAAGATCTCCAGCGGCGAAGGCGTGGAGCGTACGTTCCAAACCTACAGCCCGTTGATCGCCGGTATCGAAGTCAAGCGCCGTGGTGACGTGCGCCGTGCCAAGCTGTACTACCTGCGTGACCGCAGCGGCAAGTCGGCACGTATCAAGGAAAAGTTGCCTAACCGCATCAAGGTCGCAGCTGCCAAGGCAGCCGCTGCTGCAGCGTAA
- the phhB gene encoding putative pterin-4-alpha-carbinolamine dehydratase → MTSDFKKKDWSVLKRSALTATQIVAKLAHVDGWQLDGDGAAVAITKTFRFANYFETIAFVNAVAFVAHTQDHHPDLQVSYNRCVVRFNTHDVGGLSVSDFDCAALLNGLLVTKAAA, encoded by the coding sequence ATGACATCCGACTTCAAGAAAAAAGACTGGTCTGTGCTCAAGCGGTCTGCGTTGACAGCTACACAAATCGTAGCAAAGCTGGCCCACGTGGACGGCTGGCAGCTGGACGGCGATGGGGCCGCGGTGGCCATCACCAAGACCTTCCGCTTTGCCAACTACTTCGAAACCATCGCCTTTGTGAACGCCGTGGCCTTTGTGGCTCACACGCAAGACCACCACCCCGATTTGCAGGTCAGCTACAACCGCTGCGTGGTGCGCTTCAATACGCACGACGTGGGCGGTTTGTCGGTCAGCGACTTCGACTGCGCAGCGCTTCTGAATGGCTTGCTGGTGACGAAAGCCGCGGCTTGA
- the rsgA gene encoding small ribosomal subunit biogenesis GTPase RsgA: MVERPDGTRLICHPRGKKSTAVVGDTVQWLPGAEGQGDDGTIEKLQPRRNLFYRQDEIRTKSFAANLDQVLILIAAEPEFSETQLSRALIAAEAERIRPLIVLNKQDLTVPFERAWGWLAAYRDMGYRMLPLSLKGSSDSLDALKAELAGKTTLVLGPSGAGKSTLTNHLVPGALAATREISQALNTGKHTTTSTTWYWVDKEANTALIDSPGFQEFGLHHIDARHLSGLMPDIKPFVEQCKFYNCTHLHEPGCGVMAHVKSDASAGSISDRRYKIYKDLFAELDAPKF; encoded by the coding sequence ATGGTGGAGCGCCCCGACGGCACCCGCCTGATCTGCCACCCCCGCGGCAAAAAGAGCACCGCCGTGGTGGGCGATACGGTGCAATGGCTGCCCGGTGCCGAGGGCCAGGGGGACGACGGCACCATCGAAAAACTACAGCCGCGCCGCAACCTGTTCTACCGCCAGGACGAAATCCGCACCAAGTCGTTTGCCGCCAACCTGGACCAGGTGCTGATCCTGATCGCCGCCGAACCCGAGTTCTCGGAAACCCAGCTGTCCCGCGCACTCATCGCCGCCGAGGCCGAGCGCATCCGCCCGCTGATCGTGCTGAACAAGCAGGATTTGACCGTGCCCTTCGAGCGCGCCTGGGGTTGGCTGGCCGCCTACCGCGACATGGGCTACCGCATGCTGCCGCTGTCGCTCAAAGGCTCCAGCGACAGCCTGGATGCCCTGAAGGCCGAGCTGGCGGGCAAAACCACGCTGGTGCTGGGCCCTTCGGGCGCAGGCAAGAGCACGCTGACCAACCACCTGGTGCCCGGCGCACTGGCCGCCACGCGCGAGATCTCGCAGGCGCTGAACACCGGCAAGCACACCACCACCAGTACCACCTGGTACTGGGTGGACAAAGAGGCCAACACGGCGTTGATCGACTCGCCCGGCTTCCAGGAATTTGGCCTGCACCACATCGATGCCCGGCATTTGTCGGGCCTGATGCCGGATATCAAGCCCTTTGTGGAGCAGTGCAAGTTCTACAACTGCACCCACTTGCACGAGCCGGGCTGCGGCGTGATGGCACACGTCAAAAGTGATGCCAGCGCTGGTTCCATCAGCGACAGGCGCTACAAAATCTATAAAGACCTGTTTGCCGAACTGGACGCGCCGAAGTTCTAA
- the rimM gene encoding ribosome maturation factor RimM yields MMPLLEAADLPADAIEVGRIGDAWGIKGWFKVVSHSAAPEALFSSKRWFLQPTERGAKTFAGTKLLRVIEAKEHSGGVVAQAHEVVGRDAAEALRGSRIFVARTSFPSVSTDEYYWVDLIGLDVVNREGVALGQVKELLSTGAQTVLVIAYQEADEAGVVQTLERMVPFVAVYVDKVDLPARLITVDWQPDY; encoded by the coding sequence ATGATGCCCTTACTCGAAGCCGCTGATTTACCGGCGGATGCCATTGAAGTAGGGCGCATCGGTGATGCCTGGGGGATCAAAGGCTGGTTCAAGGTCGTCTCCCACAGCGCCGCACCCGAGGCGCTTTTTTCTTCCAAACGCTGGTTTTTGCAGCCCACCGAGCGGGGTGCCAAAACCTTTGCCGGTACCAAGCTGCTGCGCGTGATCGAAGCCAAAGAACATTCCGGCGGTGTCGTAGCCCAGGCCCATGAGGTGGTAGGCCGCGACGCTGCCGAGGCATTGCGCGGCTCCCGCATCTTTGTGGCCCGCACCAGTTTCCCCAGCGTGTCTACCGATGAGTACTACTGGGTCGATCTGATCGGCCTGGACGTGGTCAACCGCGAAGGCGTGGCGCTGGGGCAGGTCAAAGAATTGCTGTCTACCGGCGCGCAAACCGTGCTGGTCATCGCCTACCAGGAAGCCGACGAAGCCGGTGTGGTCCAAACCCTGGAACGCATGGTGCCGTTTGTGGCCGTGTACGTAGACAAGGTCGATTTGCCTGCGCGCCTCATTACCGTCGACTGGCAGCCAGACTACTGA
- the nudL gene encoding putative Nudix hydrolase NudL, whose product MSQLPLTPLSKLPNFDPRQVPVLGHDAHLPAVDAAQLLPEALRQRFLRPPVWQPEVRAEPRFTDRAPRQAAVLIPIVLHSLAQGGPTILLTQRTAHMSSHAGQIAFPGGKVDATDADASAAALREAWEEVGLPSAYVQVIGELPAYVTGTAFVVTPVVALVQPGFTLVHQPEEVADAFEVPLAFLMDPAHHRRHAFDWEGVQREWFSMPYTDAQGERFIWGATAGMLRNFYRFLSA is encoded by the coding sequence ATGTCGCAACTACCGCTGACCCCTTTATCCAAGCTACCCAACTTTGACCCGCGCCAGGTGCCGGTACTGGGCCATGACGCGCATTTGCCTGCGGTAGACGCTGCGCAGCTGCTGCCCGAGGCCCTGCGCCAGCGCTTTCTGCGCCCGCCGGTGTGGCAGCCCGAGGTACGGGCCGAGCCGCGCTTTACCGACCGCGCCCCCCGCCAGGCCGCCGTGCTGATCCCCATCGTGCTGCACAGTCTGGCGCAAGGCGGGCCTACGATCCTGCTGACCCAGCGCACCGCCCATATGTCGTCCCACGCCGGCCAGATCGCCTTTCCTGGCGGCAAGGTGGATGCCACCGATGCCGATGCCAGTGCTGCCGCGTTGCGCGAGGCCTGGGAGGAGGTGGGTTTGCCGAGCGCCTACGTGCAGGTGATCGGCGAGCTGCCCGCCTACGTGACCGGCACGGCCTTCGTCGTCACGCCCGTGGTGGCGCTGGTGCAGCCGGGCTTTACGCTGGTGCACCAACCCGAAGAAGTGGCCGATGCCTTCGAGGTGCCGCTGGCTTTTCTGATGGACCCGGCGCACCACCGCCGCCACGCGTTCGACTGGGAGGGCGTGCAACGCGAGTGGTTTTCCATGCCCTACACCGACGCGCAGGGCGAGCGTTTCATCTGGGGTGCCACGGCGGGCATGCTGCGCAATTTCTACCGATTCCTCAGCGCCTGA
- the trmD gene encoding tRNA (guanine-N(1)-)-methyltransferase, with the protein MRFDIISLFPELFTPFLTSGVTRRAFESGLVELHLWNPRDFADGNYRRVDDRPFGGGPGMVMLAEPLARCLAAIQAARADAAPVVLFSPLGPALTHATVEAWSASTGAVLVCGRYEGIDQRFIDRFVTHQISLGDFVLSGGEIAALALLDAVARLQPGVLNDAGSHQFDSFNPALDGLLDCPHYTRPETWEGHAVPAALLSGHHLQIERWRRDQRLQLTAQRRPDLLQAARTAGRLGRDDERFLKSLPPV; encoded by the coding sequence ATGCGGTTCGACATCATCAGCCTTTTCCCCGAGTTGTTTACGCCGTTTTTGACCAGCGGCGTGACGCGGCGCGCGTTTGAATCGGGCCTGGTGGAATTGCACCTGTGGAACCCGCGTGATTTTGCCGACGGCAACTACCGCCGCGTGGACGACCGGCCTTTTGGCGGCGGCCCCGGTATGGTGATGCTGGCCGAGCCCTTGGCGCGCTGCCTCGCAGCCATCCAGGCGGCCCGCGCCGATGCCGCACCCGTCGTCTTGTTTTCGCCCTTGGGCCCTGCGCTCACGCACGCCACCGTGGAAGCCTGGTCGGCCAGCACGGGTGCGGTGCTGGTGTGTGGCCGCTACGAAGGCATAGACCAGCGCTTCATCGACCGGTTTGTGACCCACCAGATCAGCCTGGGTGACTTTGTGCTGTCGGGTGGCGAAATTGCAGCCCTGGCCTTGCTGGACGCGGTGGCGCGTTTGCAGCCCGGCGTGTTGAACGACGCGGGCAGCCACCAGTTTGACAGCTTCAATCCCGCGCTCGACGGCCTGCTGGACTGCCCGCACTACACCCGCCCCGAAACCTGGGAGGGCCACGCCGTGCCCGCAGCGCTGCTCTCCGGTCACCACCTGCAGATCGAGCGCTGGCGGCGGGATCAGCGGTTACAGCTCACCGCGCAGCGCCGTCCTGATTTGCTGCAGGCCGCGCGCACCGCGGGCCGCCTGGGCCGCGACGATGAGCGATTCCTGAAGAGCCTGCCGCCGGTTTGA
- the rpsP gene encoding 30S ribosomal protein S16 codes for MVVIRLARGGAKARPFFNIVVTDKRTRRDGRFIERIGFYNPIATANEESIRIAQDRLTHWRSVGAQASPTVERLIAQAAKKAAPAA; via the coding sequence ATGGTCGTTATTCGACTCGCCCGTGGCGGTGCAAAAGCACGCCCGTTTTTCAATATCGTTGTGACCGACAAGCGCACCCGCCGCGACGGTCGTTTCATTGAGCGTATCGGTTTTTACAACCCTATCGCTACCGCCAATGAAGAAAGCATCCGCATTGCACAAGACCGCCTGACCCACTGGCGCAGCGTCGGTGCCCAGGCTTCCCCCACCGTGGAACGTCTGATTGCACAAGCTGCCAAAAAAGCAGCCCCTGCCGCCTAA